In Lytechinus pictus isolate F3 Inbred chromosome 13, Lp3.0, whole genome shotgun sequence, the DNA window GTCCtatatgtacaccggttaacaccacagtttttgctgtgtagaaATACCATATCGCCGTCCCTGGTGTTCCTGTATAGAAAACGGAAAGAAGAACGGGATAGATGGGTAGTAGCATGCATAAAAAGAGTGCAGAGTTATCTATGTGATACGATAGTTAGTATTCATTTTCGTAATTCACCTTTCCTCCGTTTATATGCCGTAACGCTTCACAgattcacatttttttccttaatcAATATATCTTCATCATAGAACATAAAACTCGAGAAGCACACGTCGCATTTAAGCTGCTTATCCCTAATTCCTACGTCCCAAATTTATCAGGAGAAAGAAAAGTCTCGTATTTATGAAAttagattataaataattatcagcAAGGGTTATGCCATTTTAAGTCTCAATAAAATTCTTTGGAGATATCTTTAATCCtcaattaccgtgtttacacgctgctCCGGGTCGCGGGTCTGCACCGCGAGCCGGTACAGCGTGTGAACACGGTAAAACTCAATTTGATCTGATAATGACATTGCGTGGCACCGTACAggtatttcccttcttttctatCTATGGTATTCcatggacctggccacggaggattatctattgttattgggggtgctgtgacaatgctcagcaccctcAGTAACAATAGACTAATCCTCCATGGATATGTCCATGTGGTAATCATGAATTTCTATCAAtagttttcttttattctttccccCCATCTAcccattattataattattttcattttgatcaaTACTTACGATTCATATCATGTATTAATTGGTCTTTAGAAATCGAACTCGCCAGATCTAAATATGGACATAATGTACCTGTTGAACACGAACCCCGATGCTACTAAAATGAGAATTGTCATTGGACTTAATAATCAAATAACATACGATGTTATTTAAGGGACGCTGcacttcaaacttttttttgtttatgctTACTCCCtactgtgtattattattaccaatgtaacattatattctgtcaatttatttcttgttatgcatggtgaaaaataaaacaaataagccGAACATGATAGATGactaaccgccctttcacaaggtaaaacaaataatgtaatttaaatgattccagtgaaaaataaggctaatgatgaatttttagcacgtgtgaaaccaaactagaacatgattagaatcacgaacccctgcaatcatcattacaatcaatgattcaagattcacgtgtgaaaaggcccttagatGTACACTTGTATATTATGAAGTATAATCTAGGTAGTGGGTCTCAATGGTACTGAATTGAACTGaagatgtaggcctattgaTTGAAACTATATACCTCAACTTGGAATATGAATCATCTTTATATGAAATACAGCAGTATTCAAATAATATAGAATACAAGGTGTAAACCAAGAGAGTAGAGCAATGTAAAAAAGGAATTACcttatattttcaaaagaatacCAATATAAATCCAAGGAATCCAAATGGCTCTCCAAAAAGAAAATGTCcgatacataaaaaaaaaaaaaaaaaaacaaggtggtTTTTATAAGGCTTAATTTTtagattaaaggggaatccaacccaaataaaaacttgtttttataaggaaaagaaaaatcagacaagttgataggtgaaagtttgaacaatattggacaaacaacaagaaagtaatgaatttttaaaagttgtaaatattggtaatcactatacccatggatacttcaaattggccgcatatgggatgtaaggcaaggactactcttccatgtactccaatacatattatggctaaaatgtcatttcccCCCacagttttattttaaattatatttttctttcatgaggacatacaacaatatactacctcggttatatttagattactgccccaggggaatgggtacttaagagaaaaccacaaatccctgataataaagtacatggcctatgggaaagttgtccttgccccttgtcataatttactaacccagttgccaatttgaaatctacatagaattagtgatctcaattttaaagcagctataactttcttattgcttgtccaatttctttcaaactttcaccattctgtttaatttttttttcttcttcccaacacaacattttatggccaaggctggattcccctttttaACCGATTAGttcattatgaaatattcaatctTAATAGGACAAACGAACCGAAATGTAAACATGAGAAAATTACCATCAAGCATCAGAAATATTGAGCGCATAGGGACATGCTATGTTATGTGtgatgcgctatacaagaattgagcattattattattttttcaacttGTCGAAATTTCATtcgaatgaaaaataaatcctACAACCTTATGAAGTTTTTATTTCATCCAATACCACTAGGTCTGATTATCATTCTAAAGTATTTCATATTCATCCGAAACATTTTCGTTGAAATGTTAGATATCACCGATTTCCCCGATGTAACTTGGTATCCTTATATCATCACAGAGCTTCTATACATCGCTGATGTCTTGAAGAGCTATATTTAGCTCATCAAGGGCGGCGGAAGGGTAGTGTGGTATGGCAAGGGGGAAGATGACTTCAGCATATCCACGACATAAACCATTCCCTTGATATTCTCCActctattaaagaaaaaagtttaatttctgtaggtttccatggcgaagaagaatagtgtagtaggtttcacggtacaccatgtatctttcttgggcagatgttggtcctgaaaaggaccacccaatctcttCACTGtggagattgggtggtccttttcaggaccaacatctgcccaagaaagatacatggtgtaccgtgaaacctactacactatagaaaaaagtttattatttgaaaaatcacAAGGGCGGTCACTCCATATTTGTTGTGATGCCGAACCTGAAGTGGAAAATCATTATCACTATTTTCTTTTGCCTATCTTTATAAAATTAGGTGTTCCTGTTCACTGTGGAGCATTGCTGCCATCGCCTTCAACCGTTACGTGTGGATCTGTCACTGGCAGCGGTACAGGAAGATCTTCAACCGCCGGACCGTGCCGATAATGATTGCTGGACTGTGGGTCATTGGGTTCCTCATCGATCTACCGAACATCTTGGGCTGGGGAACACATACATTTGATTGGAAGGTATATGGAGGTTTTCTTTCTTAACTGTGGTCATATAGAAAAAGGAGAGCATGTGATCAACGTTTTTccatctgacaagttgtcagaactgactattatttggggaataaacatgtattttagatgtgggcgttgctggctttccatagttgaggttgatcagatcaatcgcaactctttgtaagacagggctcTTGTGTTACAGAAGTATAAGAATCAATCTCATCATTCTCTTTAATACTAGGTGATGTCTTGCACCGGAGGAATGTCCTTTGTCTACTCCTACGCCATTTACTTCGCCATGACGGCTTTCGCTGTTCCTCTTATGATCATCACCTTCAGCTACATCGGCATATTCCGCTTCGCTCGAAAAGCCACTCTCGCCCTCGAACGCGTCCGCAATAAGGATGGCGTCCAGAACAAGAACGGCAAAGGCAAGGGCGGACGTGCCGCCCGACCGGCTGATCTTCGCCTGGCTCGCTCAGTACTGGCCATCGTCATCATCTACCTTTTGATGTGGTCGCCGTACTCATTGACCGTGCTCATTGACCACCGTGTCGTGTACGATCGCAAACTTTATATTCTCTCATACACCCTCGCCCATACCAACAGTAGCTTCAACTGCGTCATTTATGGAGCGACTAACCAACAGTTTCGCCGCGGTTACATGCATTTCATTCGACTTCTTTTCTGTCGCGCTAAGAAGGTGGACCTGTTGGCTTCAGTTACCGGTACGGTTGGAACCGGATCGTTACGGAATAACCGCGTGCATCCCGCAGAGCAGACGTCGCCAGCGACTCAAGAAAGCGCCGTACACTGACGTTGAGAACGAAGTTGTTAGATGCGCCGAAAAACTTCTGATTCTGATATTACAGTAGCGATGTGTCCACCTGGTTGATAATGCCATGGTCAGAGTTGATGAGATAAACGTTGTAAATATGCATAGTATGTTTTACAAGAATTTAACGACAAATGTGCATgtcgtaatttccttcagcaaggaattcatccacagtgtgctgcactcgacccaggtgaggtaaatgggtaccggcaggaagtaattcctcaaaaagctatgtgcacctgaataggtagcctagcttagccgggtaataataatagcagggcccgctgggagaacagttttcggaactgaagtggctaccccaGGTAAAtatatcgttattattattattagaattaAGACGTCATAGTGCACAATGATAGATGCGAGTGAATGCGGTCGGAGACAGATTGAAAGAATTACAAATACCAAGTGTTTTAAAAGCTCAAAGGGGaataaaacctttggaacaagtaggcttgtgtcaaaacagaaaaatcaaagaagaagaaaaaaagaaagtttgagaaaatcagacaaataatgagagagTTATGAGtttttgaatattgcaatcactaattctctggagatcctcctattggcaatgcgacaaggatgtgtgatgtcacatgtgaacaactttccctttgctGGACTATAAAATAACCCAAAAatttctctttttgctttttcttatggtgatacaaactctttatccatgatgtattctttaaaaatctgtattacatgccctcctatagaaagaatatatactctactgatagatgtgaaaaaagaggcagtttaaagtgaaatatgtaCTAAAGCAacggggagagttgttcataagtgacatcacacatctttgtcgcattgccaatgagaggatcaccatagcattagtgatcacgatattcaaatgctcataactttctcattatttgtccgatttttctcaaacttttgttgatctgtttctttgatttttctgttttcacacaagttaTCTTGCTCCAAagatttcattctcctttaaagaaaaaaaagtaaacttATTTCAGAGGCTATGATTTTTGACTGCCTCTAAAATTCATCTTCTCCACATTGATAAAGTAAGGCATCGGCCAATTGTATGTGCTACTAAATCTACTGTAGTAATTGCCTTGATTGATTGGGCTATACTTCCTACAACATTGTGAATTGTGACGCCCGgcaaaaatcaatttcttaatcAGCATTTTCAATTATCTATCATATTGAATGACTAAGAATGTGATATTGATGTACTATCAGAGTACTTTGTTAATGTGTTCCAATGTgtcaataaatgaaaaaaacctCATATCCTTTAATTTGGCCTTGCCCTTTGATTACAAAGGTGATAATGTTTCAAATATCTAATTGCCATCTCCTCAATAAAGGACGTAGAGACATATAACAAATTATTGTCTAGCTAGAGGTTGAATATAACAAATTATTGTCTCCAAAGCTGCTCTGCATTGTGCTTTCAGCTTTCATGATTAATTTACATTTTGTGCACACTGAAACCGTGCACTGactgaaagagagaaaataaataatgactatTGTCTAGCTAGAGGTTGAATATAAGAAATTATTTTCTACAAAGCTGCTCTGCATGTGTGCTATCAGCTTTCATGATTAATTAACATTTTGTGTACACTGAAGCAGTGCACTGactgaaagagagaaaataaataatggttaaTATAAGGTGATCTTTGGAATTAGATTGTAAATCGGCCCTTTTTTAGCTCTGCTGTACAGTTGGCCTTTCTgacaaattttcttttaatgacgattttcattcatataatacTTGCAGTTCCTCTCATTTTCACTTACCATTGAAGAGAACTAAcgtagctaaaaaaaaattgtattcaaaGGTCCACATTATTTGGAACCTTCCTATATATAAAAGATAGCCCTTCCCTTTCCGTCTTCAAAAGGcgattaaaataatttttaattaacaaCCACAATACTTAAttcttttttctatatttacAGGCTTTATCTTTACTTTTACGTCTTTAGATGTTGTGTATTGTAAGAGTTTTTTGTGtaacatttgtatttttttcttttggtggCAGCACCAATAAGGCCTTCTATGCTGTCTCTTCGTTTCAAAAATGGTTTATATTTCTTGTGTATCTCTATATCAACATGTttgtaaatgtaatttttcatctataaacaaaataaatgcatatgaatgaatgagtgaatatgtgtgtatatacaattaaataaataaaatctatGCTATctgttttcatgattaattcACATTTTTGTGCATACTGCAACAGTGcacagagaaaaggaaagagagaataaatAATGGATCAATAAGGGTTGAAGTATATACTATTAATCTTCTATCAGTGAACATTTCTCTTTGAAAGCTATCTTTTGTAGTTTTTAtctgaaaaaactttttttcttcaaaatgttattCTTTTTCAGTTTGACAATTAACGGCCCATATCAGTGCTAGATCCAGCTGGGTTggatacaatacatgtatatttttgcaAGCCGTATCATTCGTGCTTGATAGTCCACCCCTAAAACTGTTGTGTAAAATCCAGCTGGATCTAGACCTGCCTAGGGTATACACTGATAGGGCAATGGAATTTGTTTGTTCTGGTAGACAGTGTATTTAGAGAGTGGAAATCACTCAACAATTCCGAAGGGATTGTCCAAAAATTGTCAACAGAACAATTCATCAAATCACATTTGAGGGCAATTTGATACAGTTTCAGACATTGTTGCTGAGACCTCATTCATGTGTAAAACATATTGAGGTGtgtgatattaaaaatattccTGTGATTTATATTAAAACCATGTGCCTGTATTATATGACTCTAATCTACAGGGATTTAATATCCTTGAatagattacatgtacatgtatgtagtgaGGAAATAAATAGGTCTACCGattaaaaatacaattacatGTTGAAAATCAGGTCAATTTTGCAATGTGTAATTGTGTATGTATCAAATAGGATGAACAAATAAATGATAGTAAATTATAGAAGCTGACAAGTGAATAAGCAACCTGTTGTTAAGGCGACACATGATTTAAGACTTATATTGCCTCATTCTATTTGATTCATATTTTCTAATGTGGAATTCCGACCTGATGGTTctaataaaagcagaaatatgagagaaaaatatcatctattttgatgaaaatatagaTGGATAACATAATCATTTtgggggtgtgagagttcagcttttttggttttgattttaaagtgattggttaacattggtttgacttttaaaaaatttgagctaggtcacacttgtcacctgtgtctgtgatatgttacaaaaatgaagcccagaaaatattgcgttcgaaaataattatttagtgcttcaaaaattgaaatataaagtgaccggaaacaccatcttaatttcagcCCATagacttatgtgtactatttaggcgtctataagacgcctatttacaaaatcggggtttgccttgtagttttagcttttcattctcaataatggttgttttcagggtttattagttctaatacatgcacttgtacacatgtttcatcttggtttgagaattgtttaaatcggctgctcacaaagttaaacaatacctttaagcttaatttcagcttattttaccTGTCCAGTGTACAagaagtatgggagctcttccAATATCACCTATTTTCAAATATgttcagcttattttttctatagctctttttatttgtgatcacTCATACTCCTGTTTATAGAATgaaagagaatgatgaataaaaaaaatttgtttgtgCACTAAAGCAGTAAAGTCAAATTCATTCTTcatgcattttttaaagaaaaatatattaaatttatCATGAACTTGTAGACATTCCTGATTCACACAAAATGGAGGAGCAGCTGGAATATAAACATCACAAAATGTAAACTCACGATTCATTATTCTATTATCCTTTGCTGAATCTTGCCAAACCTTCAATAATTCTCTCAAATTTGTGCTTTTAATACCAAAACTAATGGAACATACAGTAAGGGTCTGTCTCCCCTTCAGAACAAATCTGCGGGCACTTAAAAACTTAAAAGAAACAACAAATGGTATTCAGTTTTCATACGAAAGGaatcaatatttattaaatattttctcTAATGAATCACCTTAAAAGTAATGTTCATATCTCGATGTAATTtcttacattttctttaaaggggaatccagccttggccataaaatgttgtgttgggaaggagaaaaataaattaaacagaatggtgaaagtttgaaagaaatcggacaagcaataagaaagttatagctgctttaaaattgagatcactaatactatgtagatttcaaattggcaactgcgtaagtaaattatgacaaggggcaaggacaactttcccataggccatgtactttattatcagggatttgtggttttctcctaggtacccattcccctggggcagtaatctaaatataacccaggtagtatattgttgtatgtcctcatgaaagaaaaatataatttgaaataaaacttttggggaaaatgacattttagccattttatgtattggagtacatggaagggtagtccttgccttacatcactatgaaacccatatgcggccaatttgaagtctccatgggtatagtgattaccaatattaacaacttttaaaaattcataactttcttgttgtttgtccagaattgttcaaactttcacctatcaacttgtctgatttttcttttccttataaaaacaagtttttatttgggttggattcccctttaaggattACTGTACATTTTGAAGAGAAATTAAAACCAATTTAATAAGGATGTTTTATCTAGTTTCTGAGTCATTGATTTATCACGAGTGAGCTGTTGCTTGCATCTGTTGTCCAAGCTATATTGTACATGAGGGATGTAATGTAAACTGGCATCAAATCCTGGAGCTACGTTTTTCAGATGGTGACATTAAGACTTACAGAGAATTGACAAACACTACACACTTTTCTACATTATAAATTACAAGACCCTAATTTGATTATTTGTGTTCATGCTGGTTTGTTTAATTACATGTAACAGGTCTTATAATTCAGACTAGATTAATAGCAAtggattgccatttctccaagGAATTTGCATACAAATTTGCAAACTTTGAATTCGGTCAgaataaataatttcatatatggGATAAGGGgcagttacatacatgtagtgttattttcaaattcttttCAAAACTCAAGatttttcatttccaaaaacactgaaataatTTCTGTTACAATCGCAAGCACGCGagcaattaattttgtttgtattttcaggggctacttttcCCAACTTGCTGTTTAAATGTGCAACATGGGATAAGACTTAACATTGCAATaaatggggattttccagggctccttttttttactttcagggCCCTTTTTTAGCATTTCAGGGGCAAAATTGCCCCCAGCCCCCATTTTTCTTCCTGGTCACAAGTTTTCTAAGGTTAATGCCAGATTTGTTTAAAGAAAACATACTATAGTAGCACTAGATTCATAGATAGCAATTtggagaaaaattaaaataaatccatacaAAAACCTTTTTAGggctcttacatgtacatgaattccACTCTGCAAACACCCATGTGCCTAACTGCAAAGATGAAGGTCATGGATCAATTTTGAAGTCGATATGCCAAAATGTCTTTAAGTCATCGCAAGAACAACACGGAATGGACAAATATTCAAGtatgtatacaaataataaaaatatacatgaaatgcCTCCAGCgattacctacatgtaaatattgtgaAAGGGATCAATAATTCATCCATTGAAAATGTTCCCCACAaagacattttttaataaaaatctaAAGTATCACAAACGTGTCTCCTACCATCTCCTCTACCCATTGGTACTCTGGTGTCTGGAATGAAGTAAAATTTAGCCTCCAAAATGTGAACAATTACCCATATAATTGGCAAATTAGCCCAAATAAGTGGTAAAATAGCCCAAATGAATTACAATTGGGTTCAATAAAAAGGTAATTTGGAATGCAGTCTCTATGAGAAGTAGATAAAATAGCCCCCTgtatagaatttcattttttttgttacccATAATCCATCATAAAATATCACCTGAACCAATGTTGTTGCTAGATGGCGCTATGTATTTCCTTTACCCATGCTGATGGTGTCATTACCTCACACATTTTGGAACCTGGTTGACAGACTACAAATCATCTCTGGGCTATTGACATCGTAGAATATGTGATCTAGCGCACCATTGGCAAACTtggtttgtattttattttcttctctggCGTAGACTACTTGGTTGAAGTACTATAAATTCTCAATGGTGTTACAGAAAGGAACATAGATCCGTGTTTGCTGCAGTAATGAACCCATTCTCTTCAAGGAATGTGTGATCTACTGTTTCACTAGTAGGCCCAGTTTGTATTCTGTTTTCTTCTCTGGCGTAGACTACTTGGTTGAAGacttgaagtacatgtactatgAATTCTCAAGTGGGTCACAGGAAGAAACATAGATCCTTGTTTGCTGCAGTAATGAACCCATTCTCATCATGGAATATGTGATCTACCGTTCCATTTGTAGACCCAGTTTGTATTCTGTTTTCTTCCCGTAGCGCACATGTAGATCAGTTGGTTGAAGGACTATATATTCTCTCTGGGTCACAGGAGGGCACATCGATCCTGGCTTGCAGTGGCAATTAACCCATTCACATAGGGGAATATCACACCATTTGCAAACCCAGTTTGTATAGTTCATTTCTTTCTGTGGCATTGATTAGTTCTCAGGGCCACCAAGTCTGTAATACTGCGGAAGCTCATGAGTGATCTTCAGAACCTCATCGTACAGCTCCATATCTGTGAGGAAAATAGAAAGGACAGACAAAGTTTcatgtaaaatctgtaaattcATCCAATCAAACACTTTTATATCCTTCACAGTAGGCATCTTCTGTGCTAACACTTCATTATTTGTCAGGTCTATGAGTGCATTTAAGTATAGCCATTTCCATGTGTGCAATTTTTCTATTAATTTGTTATGTAAAAGCCAGTGGAGAAAATATTTCTATGTATTATAGActaa includes these proteins:
- the LOC129274692 gene encoding melatonin receptor type 1A-like, with the translated sequence MAKCKQSLTGTFSTGNLFIVNLAVADLGVSVVVNLASVAGSITSEEGIFIKYEWLCEVIAVVCIVTCSCSLWSIAAIAFNRYVWICHWQRYRKIFNRRTVPIMIAGLWVIGFLIDLPNILGWGTHTFDWKVMSCTGGMSFVYSYAIYFAMTAFAVPLMIITFSYIGIFRFARKATLALERVRNKDGVQNKNGKGKGGRAARPADLRLARSVLAIVIIYLLMWSPYSLTVLIDHRVVYDRKLYILSYTLAHTNSSFNCVIYGATNQQFRRGYMHFIRLLFCRAKKVDLLASVTGTVGTGSLRNNRVHPAEQTSPATQESAVH